The following DNA comes from Streptomyces sp. NBC_00690.
ACTGTTTCGTGGGCAGAACTCGCTGGTTCCTCACGAACCTCTCCCATCCCGAGCAAGAGCCGTCGGACACTCCCCCGCAGTGACGGTAGTTGGGATTCGCCTTGCCCGGTCCGCGCTCTGGCTTTGGCCAGCCTTCCGGGATGGAGTGGCCTAAAGTGACCGCCATGGTGGGGGAAGTGGGACGCTTGGTGGGTGGACGGTACCGATTGGTCGAGTTGGTGGGCCAGGGCGGTATGGGACGGGTATGGCGGGGGCACGATGAGACCCTCGACCGCAGGGTCGCCGTCAAGGAAGTGGTACTGCCGGCGGGAACTTCGCCGGGTGAGCGGGAGCAGTTGCTTCAACGCACCATGCGCGAGGCGCGGGTGGCAGCGACACTGGGGCACCCCGGGATCATCACCGTCCATGACGTGGTCAAGGACGCTGACGCTCCCTGGATCGTCATGGAGTTCATCCCCGGGGACTCCCTTGGTGGCCTGATCGCCCAGAACGGCAGGCTCCCTTGGCAGAGGGTCGCCGAGATCGGCGCGGAGATCGCCGACGCGCTCGCGCATGCCCACGCCGCTGGCGTTGTCCACCGTGACCTCAAGCCCGACAACATCCTCATCCACGGCGCGCGCACCATCCTCACCGACTTCGGCATCGCCCGTGTCCTCGACGACTCGGCTGGAACCCGGCTCACCCGTACCGGAACAATCGTGGGAACACCTCAGTACATGGCTCCCGAGCAACTCGAAGGCGGGGACGCCACCGCTGCCGGCGATCTCTGGTCACTCGGAGCCACCCTGTACGCCGCCGTCGAAGGCAAGGGCCCCTTCGAAGCTCCTACTTTGATGGCACTCTTCCACGCCATCCTCTCCCAGCCCCTGCCTGCACCCCGGCACGCCGCACAGCTCGCCCCCACCCTGAACGACCTTCTGTCCAAGAATCCCGATCAACGCCCGAGTGCCACTGCCCTCGCCGCCCGACTCACCGGTCTCCATCACCCGCCCACCCGGCCGGACCATCCAGCGCCACCGGCACCGGCACCGAAGTACCAGCCGACCGTCACCGCACCCGCCCGGCAACGTCCGTCCGTGCCACACCCGCCCACCCATATCTCCGCACCGGATACACACGCCACACCGACTACGGGAGGAGCCGGGCGAAGTGGGCCTGCCCGTCGGACGGTCGTCCTGGCCGGGGCCACGGCCGTTGCCGGGATCGCCGGGGCCGCATGGGCGCTCAGACCCGATTCGGACGAGCCCTCGGGCCGACCGAGTACGGCCAGCCTCAAGGGTCACACCAAGGGTGTGTATGCGGTGGCCTTCAGCCCCGATGGGAAGACCGTCGCCAGCGGGGGCGAGGACAACACCGTCCGTTGGTGGAACACGGCCACCAGGTCCCTCACCGCATCGGTCAACGGGCGTTCCCTGGTGTTGGCCGTGGCGTTCAGCCCGGACGGCAAGACCATCGCCACCGGTCACGGTGACAGCACCATCCGGCTATGGCGTGTGGCCGACCGCGGTCTCGTTGCCACCCTCACCGGCCACAGCAAATCGGTGAACGGCGTCGCCTTCAGCCCGGACGGCAAGACCGTCGCCAGCGCGGGCCGGGATCTGACGGTGCGTCTGTGGAAGGTGTCCGACGGGGCCCCCGTCGCCGTCTTCGCCGGCCACACCTCCGATGTGGTCTCCGTCGCCTTCAGCCCCGATGGGAAACACCTCGCCAGCGGCGCCTGGGACAACACGGTCCGCCTCTGGGACGTGGCAGCCGAAAGCCCGCTCGCCACCCTCACCGGCCACACCCTCTATGTGTCGTCGGTCGCCTTCAGCCCCGACGGAAAGTCTCTCGCCAGCGGTGGTTGGGACAAAAAGATCCGGCTGTGGGACGTGGCTTCCCGGACCAGTACCGCCACACTCGATGGGCACACCGAGATCGTGAGAGCCGTCGCGTTCACACCGGATGGCGAGCAGCTCGCCAGTGCCAGCGAGGACGAGACCGTACGCATATGGGACATCCTGCGTCGGGCCAGCACCACCACCCTCTCCGACAGCGCAGGGGCCCTGTGCTCGGTCGCCATCAGCCGGGACGGGAGAACCGTGGCCAGCGCCGACCGGGACGTACGCCTATGGAGTCTCGACTGACCATCGACGCTCCGTCGTCCCCTTCGTCACCGGGCTGGCGACTTCTTGTGTTGGGGGTCCAATCGGTATTCGGGACAGTCGCGATTTTGGCATGCGCCCGGGCCCCATACCGGGACGAATACACCGAGGGTCCGGCGGCGGTGGATCGCGGTCGGAACGGGCTGTTTGCACATCGGGCACATGTACACGTCGGTTTCGCTCTTTGTTTTGGCCATATTTTTACTATATGTCTGCATTTGGGGGAAGGAAAGTGCTGTGTCCTCGCCGTGAGCGCGGACGGGCTCAAACGTCCCGACCCCGTGATCCAGGTGGGGAATCACCGTCATTCACCGCAGGTGGCGGGCCGGGTTGCTCGGGGGTCGCGGAAGCAGCCCCCTGTTCATCGGTCTGTTCCGCACCGCCCATCCGGGCGGACCTTCTGAGGCTGAGGAGCACGGAACCTGCCAGGATCACGACGATGACTGCGAGGCTGATCGGTGAAGGGATCTCGGGGATGCTGGGGCTGATCATCTTGTGGGATGCCTGAAGGATCAGCTTGACACCGATGAAGGCGAGGATGATCGCCAGGCCCTTGCTCAGGTAGTGGAAGCGGTCCAGAAGGCCGGCGAGCATAAAGTAGAGGGCCCGTAGGCCGAGGATGGCGAACGCATTGCTGGTGTAGACGATGAAGGCTTCGTCGCTGACCGCGAGGACGGCCGGAACACTGTCAACAGCGAAGATCAGGTCGGCGGCCTCGATGGACGCCACCACCGCGAGGAGTGGAGTCGCCACCCACTTGCCGGCCTCCTTGACGAAGAACTTCGCCCCGGCATACTCGTCCCGAACCGGGATGATCTTACGAAGCATCCGCACGGCAAAGTTCTTGCCCGGGTCAAAACTCTCCTCCTCGTCCTTGAGGAGTTTGTAGGCGCTGTAGAAGAGCACACCCGCGAAGGCGAACAGCACCGCGGTGAAGCGGCTGACCACGGCCACACCGAGGAAAAGGAAGATCCCGCGGAAGACGAGCGCGCCGATGACCCCCAAGAACAGCACGCGGTGCTGGTAGGCGCGGGGCACCTTGAAGTACGCGAAGATTACGGCGAAGACGAACAGATTGTCGACCGACAGGCTCTTCTCCAGCAGCCAAGCCGTTGTGTACTCGGTGCCGGCAGTGCTGCCGAGGACAAGGAAGACGACCGCGCCGAAGATCACGGCGAGGCTCACCCACAGGCCGCTCCAGAGGGCCGCCTCCTTGAAGCGGATGACGTGCGCGGTCCGGTGGGACAACAGGTCCACCGTCAGCGACACGACCACCGTCGCGGCGAACACACCCCACAGCCAGACCGGAACCTCCAGCACGCCGAACACCCTCACTTTGGCCTGCGCAATAGCCCTTCACGAAAAGTGTGCGGCATCGCGCTACAGGGAGCATGCGCAGCGTTCGGCCCGGCTGGCGGACTGGAGGCGCGCCATCGGTGGCATCCTCCCCATCGACCCGACCCGACCCGACCTGGACGGGATCGGCGGCGCGGTCGGCGGGATCGGTCGGGTCGGGCTCCCGGGTACGGTCGGATGAATGACGGCCCCGAGGCCCTGGGTCTATCGCGCCGAGGAGTTCGGTGCCCAGACCGTGCCCCGTGCCTCGTACTCCATCATCGACTCGATGCCGAGTGCGGCGTCCGGTCCGAGTTCACGGCGGACGATCCACAGGGCGAGTTCCAGCCCCGAGGTGATACCGCCCGCGGTCACCAGGTCGCCGTCGTCCACGACCCGGGCGTTCTTCACCACCCCGCCCTGCGACTCCAGGTCCGCGCGGGCCCTGTGATGGGTGGTGCAGGGGCGGCCACGGGTCAGCCCGGCGGCGGAGCAGAGCATGACGCCCGTGCACAGTGCCGCGATGGTGAGTCCCGGACGTGCCGCCTCGGCCAGTGCACGAGGAAGGGTTCCCCGGTCGATCTCGGCCCATACCCCCGGGCTGTCCCGTCGGCCGTAGCCGCCGCCTGGTACGACCAACACATCGGCCTCTTCGGGCGCCCAGCGGCCGATGCCGCGTAGCCGTGTCCCGTAGGCCGCGGTGACGGCGGCCGGTCCCGAGGCTCTCACGTAGTCGACCTCCACCGGCCGCGAGGTGAAGAACCCCGCAGCGGAGAACACCTCGTACGGCGCGGCGAAGTCGAGCTCCTCCACCCCGTCGAACATGACGACCTGCACTCGAAACGGGCCGGTCCGTTCCTTCGCCGCGACCGGCTGATCCACCGCCGTCGCGGCACTCGTGGAGCCTGTGGCACCCGCCAGCACGCCGGTGGCGCCCAGCGCGGTGGAGGCACGGAGCACGTCCCGTCGGTTCATGCGTGGCATTCGGGTCTCCTCATCGATCCTGGTGGTGATCTGCTCCATTGGTCGGACAGCGGACCATCGGAGTTCCCGTACCGATCAGGGTTTCCGTGGACGGATCGTCAGCGAGGTCCGAAACGGGGCCGGGTGGAGTGTTCCGGCCCGGCTCAGCGATTCCCCACTCCCTGAAGGGCTCTCCTCGTGGGCCCGTACGGGACTCGGCGGATACGAAATCGGCCTCCGTCTGATCCCTGTGCTCCAACCGGTGGGACGCAGGGATCAGCACGAAGGCCGTGGGGGGAGGAGGCTGCCGTACCGCGATGTCCGGTGTGAGGTCTTCGCGGTGCCGTCACACTTCCCAGGAGCCGTTTTAGTTCGTCCTGCGTCGACCGCGGCCGAGGAGCAGGGCGCCCACGGCAAACGCGGCTGCGCCCCCCGCCCAGGCCAGAGCACCTGGCAGAGCACTCGCGGGCTGCGACGGAGCGGAGACCAGTGCGGGCGCGTGCTCGTCCCCGCCATGGCCCGCGTGGCTTACGGTCGAGCGGGGTGCGCTGGTGTCGATCCTCGCCTCGGTCGGGGCTTTGGCCGCGGACACGCCCGCCCCGCCGAAGGTGACGTCCGAGCAGCCGTAGAACGCCTCGGTGCTGTCGTGGCGCTGCCAGACCTTGTAGACGATATGGCGGCCCGTGCGGGCGGGGAGGGTACCGGTGAAGCGGTAGTAGCCGCTGTCGCTGATGCCCGGCGTGGAGTACGTACCCACCGGGGCCGAGTCCAGGTCCGACCACTTCAGCGGCTTCGTCGGGTCGAATCCCTGCTTGGTGATGTACATCGTCATCGTGCCCCGGTGGGCCGCGGTGACCCTCACGTTGAAGTTGTAGGAACCCGCGGTCACCGCCGTGGCGGGCCAGTCGGTGCGGGCCCAGTCGAGTGCGCGGTACTTCACGCGGTTGGCGGAGCAGAGCTTGCCGTCGGGGATGATCTGCTGGTGCCTGCCGTCGGCATTGGCGATGTTCACCTCGTTCCAGTCGTACAGCGGCTGGGTCCCCGAGTCAGCGACAAGGTCCTTGCAGATCTGGGACTTCGGCGTCTCCGGGCCTTCCGCGAAGCATGCGCTCACCCGGCTGACCGGGCCGAAGACGGAGCCGTGCGCACTCGCGGGTGAGGGCGTCAGGGAAAGGAAGGTCGCGGCGGACACGGCCAAAGAGGCCGTGGCGAGGCGGCGTCGGACGGCAGACATGGCGACTCACTCTCGTACGTGTAGGGGACGTCGGGAGGATCTGGACAACACCGCCCCGAGTGCGGGGGGTTGGGGCGGAGGTCTATACCAGAGAATCACATTGGTCCGTACCAATAGCAAGGGGATGCGTACCATCCCCGAGAGATATGGCTGCCGGCTCGCCTTACGGGTGTTCCATCCAGGGTTGGCATCATGGAAGGCGGCGAGCATTTCCGGGGTATGTCCGAGCCAGTGGCCGGCCAACACAACATCATCGGCTTCCGTGCCCACTTCCAACGCCGCATCGAGTCCTCGGTGAGATCGTTGGCGTGACCGGGTGTCTCGGATCGACGCCGCCAGGAATGGCGACTGGCGTCAGTGTGCCGTCGACCGTGAGGCGTGTCAGTCCGTGGGGCTAGCATCCGCGCGTGACCTTTGAACCGCACATGCTTCTCGACACCCCGCTGCCGCCCGGCCGAATGATCACGTCCGAGGACAGCAGCGACGGCAACCAGATTCTCTGGCTGAGCGATGGCCCGGTCGCTCCTGGACTGTGGGCGCGCATACACGCCGAACACGCCCGCACCGGACTGTGGCCCCTCCTGCTCGACTGCCGGGATCCCGGCGACAGCGAGTTCCGGCCCTGGGCCTCGGGTGAGCTGTCCCCCGAGCGCATGTCCTCGCCCGGGGATCACGACCCGGCCGAACTCCTCGCGAACTGGTGGCGCGGGTACACGGTCACCGGCGAGGGACGACGTGCTTCCGCCTGCCGAGCGGCTGGCCGTCACCGCGCCCTTCGGGCAGCGATGGCCGGGCCTGGCCCCCGGCCGGCCGACAGGACCCGATCCGGACAAAGAGGCCGCCGAGTACGCGGAGTTCTTCGCCTCCCTGCGGGCCCGTGTCCGTCTTGGGCTGGTCCCTGCGGCTTCGGGCGCCGACGCACTCGCCATAGCAGGATGGGACGGGCCCGCCAACTACGATAACGACACCGCGAAGTTCTCCACCGTTCTGCGAACCTGGGAGCAGCGCTTCGGAGCACGCGTCGTCGCCGTTGGGTTCGACACCCTCCACCTCAGCATCGCCACCCCGCCGACGCAGACAGAAGACGCGCTCCTCATCGCCGCGGAGCACTTTGCGTTCTGCCCGGACAACATCTGGCAAGGCTCCCGTCCCCACACGCTGATCTCATACGCCGATCAACTCGTTGACGCTCACTCCTGGGAATTCTGGTGGGACTGACCCCAGCACATCTTGGTGTTGGAGCCAGACTCTGAAGAGAGTGTGCACGGCGGCGAGGACGCTTTGATCCGCCTTGCGACTGGTGGCTGGAGCGGGGAACGGGGTAGCGGGGGCGGACCTGTTGGAGCCGGCAAGCGATATGCCCCAACAGTGTGGGAGACAGTCGATCCCACGCCGATGGGCCGACTCGACGACGCTCACGGCTCGCTTCAAGTCCGGAAGGTGCTGCGCGGCTTCATGCAGGGTCCGTCTGCGGAAGGAACATGGAATCCCGGCCTCGAACGCCCTTTTCGCACATTTTGCACCGGAGGCGCAACGAAGTTCCGCAGTTGGCAACAGAGGGTACTCGCGCAATTGCATTGGGTAGCGTTGCGATAGGTGGGGTTCAGGGGCCTCCATTCCACTGGGAGGTGTTGCCCGGCGGAGTCGGGCTGTTGAGTCCCTCCACATTCCGCTCTGTCTCACGGGGAGAACAATATGCACAAGGCTCTTGGCCGAATTGCTGCTGCGACGATTGTCGCCGCATTCGCTCTGCTTCCGCTGGCCGGTACCGCAGCTGCTCTGGCGCCGACCACGCCGGCATCGCAGACCCTCGCATCCGAACCCCGCGAATGCCTTATCTACAAGGGGAAGCTGTACTGCCGCATCCAAGCCTGACCGTGGGACAGGACCCGCTAGTCAGCACGTGAGCGCTGCTTGAGTCATTGCGCAGCCGTGGGAGGGGCCCGATGCGGGCCCCTCCCACGGTTCGTTGAGCGCGCAATTTCGCCGGTGAGACAGACAGTGAGGAGGAGGGTGTTGATCAGACCGCCACGGCGCCCGAATCCCGGACCCTCCTGGACGGGCTCGTCATCTTCAGGGAGGGAGATGCCCCGCGGGGCCGGGCCGATGCGCCCGCCCCGGACAACTGAACCGCGATTGCCGCCCATGGGGCGGTCAGTCGGCACCGCAGCCACAGCCTCCTCCGCTGTCGCTCCAGTCCGGGCAGTCTGGCATCGCACCGCGTCTTGAGCGTCGCTCTGCACGACCGACGAACAGCCCCACCGCGATCAGGTTCATGATGCTGGCCGTCATATGGGCAGGCACTCCCATGGCGATTGGCGCGAGCGCCTCCTTGTCGACGTCATGCCCCGTCGCCAGCACGACGAGCAGGAGCGGGAACGCAGCCACCATGGCGAAGTAGTGGAAGAGAATGCCGGATAACGCGGCGCGGGTGTGGCACTCAAGTGCTTCCTTGGAGCGCGCACCATCGCCGGGCCACAGGGCCGCCGCTACTGCGAACATCTGGCAGAGGGTGCAGGCCGCGAGTGTGGTGGTGAACCCGGCGAAGGTGGATCCGTACAGTACCGAGTACACGCACGCGGACAACGCACAGAGCCAGCCGGCAACGTGTCCGACCCACACCCATACCTTGCGGACCTCCGTTGCCGAGATGGATTCATCCAGCCAGTTCCGGACCATCACACTCGATCCCCCCAACTAGTCGGCTGCTACGGGCCGCCCTTATGGCTACCCCGCGGTGGGACCCCTGATGGGGCAATGTCCGGGGAAGGGAGGGGAACGGATCGTTCGAGGGCCACCCGGCGGATCGGGGGCTCTCCGGCTCGACGCACCAACGGCCGGTCACGACGTAGGCCGTGAACCCATGACTGGCCAGACCGTCACACGGCCGGTACCGGAATCGACTGGGTCCGTATGACAGCTGCCCAGGTGGCCCCGCTCTGCGCCCATCACACGACTACACGAATTGCAAATTTGTGCAATTCGCTACAATATGAACGTCGCCGCGTCCTCGCTGAGGGGTGTGGCAGCCGGGCGTTCATCCGGCCTCGGGTGCGCTAGCGCCATGGATGTGGATGAGGGAGCTGGTTTAAGGGTGCAGGTGCCGTTGTACCAGGCGAAGGCCGAGTTCTTTCGGATGCTCGGGCACCCGGTCCGTATACGGGTGCTGGAGTTGCTCCAGAGTGGTCCGATGCCGGTACGGGATCTGTTGACCGCGATCGAGGTGGAGCCTGCGGCGCTGTCTCAGCAGCTCGCAGTCCTGCGTCGCTCTGGGATCGTCACCTCCACCCGGGAGGGCTCGACGGTGGTGTACGAGTTGGCGGGCGGGGATGTGGCGGAGTTGATGCGGGCCGCCCGGCGGATTCTGACCGAGATGCTGGCCGGCCAGAACGAGCTCCTGGCGGAGCTGCGGGAAGACGTGGTCACGTCCCGGTGAGCACCTTGCTGGCCCGCCGGTCCTGCGGCCGGGTCCGATCACTGCACCCTGGCCCTGGGCAGCACCGCCGTCATCCGTGGTGACGCTGACGGCAACGGCAAGAGCATCTGGGACCCCCCTCCCCCTGTGAAACATCCCCCATGAAAGACCGAGGCAGCGGATGACCATCGAGTGGCGCTACACCACCCACCCCAACCTCAGTGTTCTCTCCCTGGCCGGGCACCTGGGCCCCGAGGCGGTGGCCCGGTTCACCGGTGCGATCGGCTGGGCCCTGGCCCGCGGAACCGGACCGGTCATCCTGGACCTGACCGAACTGCGCAGCTGGTCGACAGACGGACAGGCCGCCGTCGTCCAGGCCGCACGCCAACTCGCCGCCGAGGGACGCCGCCTGGAGCTGGCCGCGGTCCCCGCCGACGGCTTCCTCGTACCCGAGAGCCCCCATCCGTCGATCCCCGTGCACGGCGACCTGCCCACCGCCCTCACCGCCCACCACCTCGTGCCAGGGAAACAACGCCAGTGGTCCAGCGACGAGTGGCCCAACGCCACCACAACCTGACACCTGAGACACAAGAACCCGCCAGATGAGGAACACCGTGAACGACGCGACCGATGCCCTCCCGCCATGCCCCAAGTGCTCCAGTGCCTACACCTACGCCATGGGTGCACTCCTGGTCTGTCCCGAGTGCGCCCACGAGTGGACGCCGACGCCCCTCGGCTCCACGAGCGGCGGAGAGGCCCAAGCGATCAGGGATGCGGTCGGCAACGTGCTCGCCGACGGTGACACCGTCACCGTCGTCAAAACCCTGAAGGTCAAGGGCAGTCCGAGCAGCATCAAGGCCGGCACCAAAGTCCGCAACATCCGCCTGGTCAACGGTGCGGACGGCCACGACATCGACTGCAAGATCGACGGACTCGGCGCCATGCAACTCAAATCCAGCGTGGTCAAGAAAGCCTGACCGGTTCGTTCGGTGCGTACCGCCCGAGGTGCTGCTCGCGCCGAGGGAGCGCTGTGTGCCTTCTGGCCTCTGCGGATCGATGTCGCCACGTTGCGGATCCGGGCACAGATCGTCCCGGACGGGCAGTCCTGCCTCGATGATCTGCATGCCATGGACGACGAGCCCGTACCGCCGGGGGAGGCGCTGGCCCGGGTTCTGTCCGCCGTCGGGAAGCAAAGGGCGCTGCCTCAAAGCTTGGACGACGGGGTGCGGCATCGGATGTGGACGCGAACGCGACTGTGGCGGGCCTGCCGGTGACCGGCAGGCCCGCCACAGTCGTGTGAGGGAAGGGTGCCGCGCCGCAGCCAGCCACTCCACGGTGTACGAGGAGATGCCTTCGATGAACCAGCCCGAGTGGCCTCGTGTCGGTTGCTCGAAGGCGCTCACGAATCGAAGCGATGAGGCCCATGTGTATGCCGTCGCGTACGCCCGGTCGCCGGACAGGGCTACCGCCCCCCGGGGTGGACGCCTGCGGTGGCTCAATGATCGCGGCGGGCCCAGGGGTGGGAGTCAGTCGTCAGCGCTGTCGCCCCAGGGGGATCACCAGAGGCGTGTGGGAAACCGGATCCTCGATGATCTGGCACGGCAGGCCGAAGACTTCCTCGACCAGCTCTGCCGTGACGATGTCGGCCGGACGTCCGGTGGCGATCACCTTGCCGTCACGCATCGCGATGATGTGGTCCGCGTAGCGACACGCGTGATTGAGGTCGTGCAGCACCGCAACGAGGGTGTGTCCGTCGCGCTGGTTGAGGTCGCGG
Coding sequences within:
- a CDS encoding WD40 repeat domain-containing serine/threonine protein kinase, which codes for MEWPKVTAMVGEVGRLVGGRYRLVELVGQGGMGRVWRGHDETLDRRVAVKEVVLPAGTSPGEREQLLQRTMREARVAATLGHPGIITVHDVVKDADAPWIVMEFIPGDSLGGLIAQNGRLPWQRVAEIGAEIADALAHAHAAGVVHRDLKPDNILIHGARTILTDFGIARVLDDSAGTRLTRTGTIVGTPQYMAPEQLEGGDATAAGDLWSLGATLYAAVEGKGPFEAPTLMALFHAILSQPLPAPRHAAQLAPTLNDLLSKNPDQRPSATALAARLTGLHHPPTRPDHPAPPAPAPKYQPTVTAPARQRPSVPHPPTHISAPDTHATPTTGGAGRSGPARRTVVLAGATAVAGIAGAAWALRPDSDEPSGRPSTASLKGHTKGVYAVAFSPDGKTVASGGEDNTVRWWNTATRSLTASVNGRSLVLAVAFSPDGKTIATGHGDSTIRLWRVADRGLVATLTGHSKSVNGVAFSPDGKTVASAGRDLTVRLWKVSDGAPVAVFAGHTSDVVSVAFSPDGKHLASGAWDNTVRLWDVAAESPLATLTGHTLYVSSVAFSPDGKSLASGGWDKKIRLWDVASRTSTATLDGHTEIVRAVAFTPDGEQLASASEDETVRIWDILRRASTTTLSDSAGALCSVAISRDGRTVASADRDVRLWSLD
- a CDS encoding TerC family protein — protein: MLEVPVWLWGVFAATVVVSLTVDLLSHRTAHVIRFKEAALWSGLWVSLAVIFGAVVFLVLGSTAGTEYTTAWLLEKSLSVDNLFVFAVIFAYFKVPRAYQHRVLFLGVIGALVFRGIFLFLGVAVVSRFTAVLFAFAGVLFYSAYKLLKDEEESFDPGKNFAVRMLRKIIPVRDEYAGAKFFVKEAGKWVATPLLAVVASIEAADLIFAVDSVPAVLAVSDEAFIVYTSNAFAILGLRALYFMLAGLLDRFHYLSKGLAIILAFIGVKLILQASHKMISPSIPEIPSPISLAVIVVILAGSVLLSLRRSARMGGAEQTDEQGAASATPEQPGPPPAVNDGDSPPGSRGRDV
- a CDS encoding DJ-1/PfpI family protein, with product MNRRDVLRASTALGATGVLAGATGSTSAATAVDQPVAAKERTGPFRVQVVMFDGVEELDFAAPYEVFSAAGFFTSRPVEVDYVRASGPAAVTAAYGTRLRGIGRWAPEEADVLVVPGGGYGRRDSPGVWAEIDRGTLPRALAEAARPGLTIAALCTGVMLCSAAGLTRGRPCTTHHRARADLESQGGVVKNARVVDDGDLVTAGGITSGLELALWIVRRELGPDAALGIESMMEYEARGTVWAPNSSAR
- a CDS encoding lytic polysaccharide monooxygenase auxiliary activity family 9 protein — translated: MSAVRRRLATASLAVSAATFLSLTPSPASAHGSVFGPVSRVSACFAEGPETPKSQICKDLVADSGTQPLYDWNEVNIANADGRHQQIIPDGKLCSANRVKYRALDWARTDWPATAVTAGSYNFNVRVTAAHRGTMTMYITKQGFDPTKPLKWSDLDSAPVGTYSTPGISDSGYYRFTGTLPARTGRHIVYKVWQRHDSTEAFYGCSDVTFGGAGVSAAKAPTEARIDTSAPRSTVSHAGHGGDEHAPALVSAPSQPASALPGALAWAGGAAAFAVGALLLGRGRRRTN
- a CDS encoding DUF4253 domain-containing protein codes for the protein MLPPAERLAVTAPFGQRWPGLAPGRPTGPDPDKEAAEYAEFFASLRARVRLGLVPAASGADALAIAGWDGPANYDNDTAKFSTVLRTWEQRFGARVVAVGFDTLHLSIATPPTQTEDALLIAAEHFAFCPDNIWQGSRPHTLISYADQLVDAHSWEFWWD
- a CDS encoding ArsR/SmtB family transcription factor, with protein sequence MQVPLYQAKAEFFRMLGHPVRIRVLELLQSGPMPVRDLLTAIEVEPAALSQQLAVLRRSGIVTSTREGSTVVYELAGGDVAELMRAARRILTEMLAGQNELLAELREDVVTSR
- a CDS encoding STAS domain-containing protein, whose protein sequence is MTIEWRYTTHPNLSVLSLAGHLGPEAVARFTGAIGWALARGTGPVILDLTELRSWSTDGQAAVVQAARQLAAEGRRLELAAVPADGFLVPESPHPSIPVHGDLPTALTAHHLVPGKQRQWSSDEWPNATTT
- a CDS encoding zinc ribbon domain-containing protein YjdM, producing the protein MRNTVNDATDALPPCPKCSSAYTYAMGALLVCPECAHEWTPTPLGSTSGGEAQAIRDAVGNVLADGDTVTVVKTLKVKGSPSSIKAGTKVRNIRLVNGADGHDIDCKIDGLGAMQLKSSVVKKA